From one Lycium ferocissimum isolate CSIRO_LF1 chromosome 7, AGI_CSIRO_Lferr_CH_V1, whole genome shotgun sequence genomic stretch:
- the LOC132063117 gene encoding histone H3.2-like, giving the protein MARTKQTARKSTGGKAPRKQLATKAARKSAPATGGVKKPHRFRPGTVALREIRKYQKSTELLIRKLPFQRLVREIAQDFKTDLRFQSSAVAALQEAAEAYLVGLFEDTNLCAIHGKRVTIMPKDIQLARRIRGERA; this is encoded by the coding sequence atggccCGTACCAAGCAAACAGCCCGCAAATCGACAGGTGGGAAGGCACCAAGGAAGCAACTAGCCACCAAGGCTGCCAGAAAGTCAGCTCCGGCTACTGGAGGAGTGAAGAAACCTCACCGATTCAGGCCTGGAACTGTTGCTCTCAGAGAAATCAGGAAGTATCAGAAGTCAACTGAGTTGTTGATAAGGAAGCTTCCATTCCAGAGGCTGGTGAGGGAAATTGCACAGGATTTCAAGACAGATCTCAGGTTCCAAAGCAGTGCTGTGGCTGCTCTACAAGAGGCTGCTGAAGCTTACCTTGTTGGGCTCTTTGAAGACACAAATCTCTGTGCAATCCACGGTAAGAGGGTTACGATCATGCCTAAGGATATTCAGCTTGCAAGGAGGATTCGAGGAGAAAGGGCTTAG